The region GTCCGTCCGGGTGTCAGAAAAGGGGGTTCACTAACCACCTCTTTCGGTTGAAGTTCCGGTTTATTCAAGAGAGCCTCTCCCCGGAAAAACGATTCGGTCCATGAGAACCGTGGCTGCCATGGCTGCATTAAGCGATTCCCCCCGGCCGCGCCTTGAAATGCGCACCGTTTGAACCGGCTCTTTCAAAAGGGCTGCGTGAACCCCCTGACGCTCATTTCCAATGATCAGGGCCGCTCTCTCCGGAAAATCAATTTCATTATGTGCCAACGCACCCTCACCCGTTGCCGCAAAAACTTGAAATCCGGCCTCAATAAAATTCAAAACCGATTCCTCCAGGGACACATCTTCGAAAACAGGCAAATGGAAAAAAGAACCTGCCGTGGCACGCAGGACTTTCCCATTGGTGCTTTCCACGCTTCCCTTGCTTAACAGAACGGCATCGAATCCGTACCAATCGGCAGAACGGATAATGGTCCCCAGATTCCCCGGTTCCCGAAGATGATCCAGCAGAACCACCCTCCGCCAGTTTTGCAGGAGGTCTTTTTTAAAAATGTATTTTGGATTTTGAACAACCGCCAGAACCCCTGAAGGTGATTTTGTTTCTGAAATTGTTTTCAGATCCCTGTCACTAATTTCATAAACAGGAATCTCCTTTTCTTGAAGGTGCCTCTTCATCGGGACAAAGGCTTTTGATTCCCTGAATTCAGGGATTACAAAAAGATACAACACGTGAAAATCAGACCTGAGGGCTTCCAGAATCAGATTCGGGCCCTCGATCGGAAATGAGCCTTCCTGCTCCCGGTATTTTTTCATGTGGAGTTTTTTGACCCATTTCAACAATTCACGGGATATCATGGTTCGCGAAGCGCCTCTCGAATCACGGTAAAAAGCCGGTCAAACGGGACCTCTTCCTGCCGACCCTCTTTCAGATTTTTAACCTGTGCCTTCTCTTTGGTCAGCTCATCCTCTCCAACAATCACAGCAAATACCGCGTTCAGACGATTGGCCTCCCGCATTTGGGCTTTCATGCTCTTGCCGCTTAAATCCAGCTCGCATCTTATTCCTTGGCGACGAAGGGCCTGCACCAACCTGAGCACAGGAATTCGGGTGGTCTCCCCAAGCGACACAAAATAGACGTCCGGGTGCGGAGGCGCTCCAAGAAACAACCCCTTCTTTTTCATAATGGCCAGCAGACGCTCCATGCCTGCGGCAAACCCCACACCGGGCAGGTCGGGGCCGCCCAACTCAGCCACCAGACGATCGTACCGCCCGCCGCCGCAAACGGCATCCTGCGAACCCAATTCGGTACTGACGATTTCGAAAGCGGTTCGCGTGTAGTAATCCAGACCGCGAACCAGACGTTTATCCACCTCGTAAGGAATCGACAGGGCATCCAACCCGGCCTTTACCTGATCAAAGTGGACACGACAGTCCTCGCACAGATACTCTTCAATGCCGGGGACATTCTGCGTCAGTTCCCGGCAGGTAGGCTTTTTGCAATCCAGA is a window of Calditrichota bacterium DNA encoding:
- a CDS encoding RNA methyltransferase, giving the protein MKKYREQEGSFPIEGPNLILEALRSDFHVLYLFVIPEFRESKAFVPMKRHLQEKEIPVYEISDRDLKTISETKSPSGVLAVVQNPKYIFKKDLLQNWRRVVLLDHLREPGNLGTIIRSADWYGFDAVLLSKGSVESTNGKVLRATAGSFFHLPVFEDVSLEESVLNFIEAGFQVFAATGEGALAHNEIDFPERAALIIGNERQGVHAALLKEPVQTVRISRRGRGESLNAAMAATVLMDRIVFPGRGSLE
- a CDS encoding histidine--tRNA ligase, translating into TASVVRAYIQHSLWNRGAVQKFSYISPMFRQERPQQGRLRQFHQFGVEILGTPNPLADVEVIALAMEIFTHLGLTNLTLKINSVGCPKCRPKYKDALREALKDVKDRLCSDCQVRYDTNPLRILDCKKPTCRELTQNVPGIEEYLCEDCRVHFDQVKAGLDALSIPYEVDKRLVRGLDYYTRTAFEIVSTELGSQDAVCGGGRYDRLVAELGGPDLPGVGFAAGMERLLAIMKKKGLFLGAPPHPDVYFVSLGETTRIPVLRLVQALRRQGIRCELDLSGKSMKAQMREANRLNAVFAVIVGEDELTKEKAQVKNLKEGRQEEVPFDRLFTVIREALREP